A part of Microbacterium atlanticum genomic DNA contains:
- the smpB gene encoding SsrA-binding protein SmpB → MPRERGEKVVATNRRARHEYAIEKTYEAGLVLTGTEVKSLREGRANLTDGYAYIDGGEAFLDAVHIPEYSQGHWTNHSAKRTRKLLLHKDEIIKLSHAVSAGGYTLVPLKLYFSDGRAKVEIAVAKGKREFEKRQTIREREDKREAERAMRTRNRLGE, encoded by the coding sequence ATGCCGAGGGAACGCGGGGAGAAGGTCGTGGCGACCAATCGTCGCGCACGTCACGAGTACGCCATCGAGAAGACGTACGAGGCGGGGCTCGTGCTCACCGGCACCGAGGTCAAGTCACTGCGCGAAGGACGGGCGAACCTGACCGACGGCTACGCGTACATCGATGGCGGCGAGGCGTTCCTGGACGCCGTTCACATCCCCGAATACTCGCAGGGGCACTGGACCAACCACTCCGCCAAGCGCACGCGCAAGCTGCTGCTGCATAAGGACGAGATCATCAAGCTCTCCCACGCCGTCTCGGCGGGCGGCTACACGCTGGTGCCGCTGAAGCTCTACTTCTCGGACGGCCGCGCGAAGGTCGAGATCGCCGTGGCGAAGGGCAAGCGCGAGTTCGAGAAGCGCCAGACCATCCGCGAGCGCGAAGACAAGCGGGAGGCCGAACGGGCGATGCGCACCCGCAACCGCCTGGGGGAGTGA
- a CDS encoding SIMPL domain-containing protein produces the protein MSDVVITVRGEHETRIAPERAVAHLTIRAEGPERGAVVERISALTEPIRDDLAARKTAGTVAEWTSQRVSVWSERPWSNEGRRLAPVHYATVDFSVTFTDFAVLSWWAGDVAEREGVQLGWIEWKLTPETRASVERSVATEAVGVAVARAAAYAGALGLADVAALEIADLGLLGRPERPEMAPGPRMMVAKASFAADAGGGAPAVQLQPEDIVISAAVEARFAAR, from the coding sequence ATGAGCGACGTCGTCATCACCGTCCGCGGGGAGCACGAGACCCGCATCGCCCCCGAACGCGCGGTCGCGCACCTCACCATCCGCGCCGAGGGACCGGAGCGAGGCGCTGTGGTCGAGCGGATATCCGCACTCACCGAGCCGATCCGCGACGACCTCGCGGCCCGCAAGACCGCCGGAACCGTCGCGGAGTGGACGAGCCAGCGCGTCTCCGTCTGGTCCGAGCGCCCCTGGAGCAACGAGGGGCGGCGGCTCGCCCCCGTGCACTACGCCACGGTCGACTTCTCGGTGACCTTCACCGACTTCGCGGTGCTCTCCTGGTGGGCGGGCGACGTCGCCGAGCGTGAGGGCGTCCAGCTCGGCTGGATCGAGTGGAAGCTCACGCCCGAGACCCGGGCGTCGGTGGAGCGGTCCGTGGCGACCGAGGCGGTCGGCGTCGCCGTCGCCCGCGCCGCCGCCTATGCCGGCGCGCTGGGGTTGGCCGACGTGGCGGCGCTCGAGATCGCCGACCTCGGCCTGCTCGGACGCCCCGAACGGCCGGAGATGGCACCGGGACCGCGCATGATGGTCGCGAAGGCGTCGTTCGCCGCGGATGCGGGCGGCGGCGCACCGGCGGTGCAGCTGCAGCCGGAGGACATCGTCATCTCGGCGGCGGTGGAGGCCCGGTTCGCCGCTCGCTGA
- a CDS encoding DUF4397 domain-containing protein has translation MRNKILAGIAAGAVAALGLMVAPATAATAGGAQLSVLHGIPDTPVDVYVNGDLTIDDFQPGDLAGPLDLPAGAYEVVLTAPDATDASSPVLGPVSVTLEAGVNYTAVAHLNEGGEPTVTPFVNDTAATAAGEGRLTVRHVAAAPAVDVLAGGSPVIEDLTNPNEATLNLAAGTISASVAAAGTTDPVLGPTDVTVEEGALTIVYAWGSLEDDNLAVAVQTISGLHSAPDGVPSGSGGQLAERDAMMQSLFVFAGLAIAAAVAGSVIAVRARANR, from the coding sequence GTGCGAAACAAGATTCTCGCGGGCATCGCCGCCGGGGCCGTTGCAGCCCTCGGGTTGATGGTCGCGCCCGCCACCGCCGCCACCGCCGGCGGCGCCCAGCTGTCGGTGCTTCACGGCATCCCCGACACTCCCGTCGACGTCTACGTCAACGGTGACCTGACGATCGACGACTTCCAGCCGGGCGATCTGGCCGGACCCCTCGACCTCCCGGCCGGCGCCTACGAGGTCGTCCTGACCGCGCCCGACGCCACCGACGCCAGCTCCCCGGTCCTCGGACCCGTGAGCGTCACCCTGGAGGCAGGCGTCAACTACACCGCCGTGGCGCACCTCAACGAAGGCGGCGAGCCCACGGTCACGCCCTTCGTCAACGACACCGCCGCCACCGCCGCGGGTGAGGGCCGTCTGACCGTGCGTCACGTCGCGGCCGCACCTGCCGTCGACGTCCTCGCCGGCGGCTCGCCGGTGATCGAGGATCTGACGAACCCCAACGAGGCGACGCTCAACCTCGCCGCCGGCACGATCTCCGCGTCGGTCGCGGCCGCCGGCACCACCGATCCGGTCCTCGGACCCACAGATGTCACGGTCGAAGAGGGCGCTCTCACGATCGTCTACGCGTGGGGCAGCCTCGAGGACGACAACCTGGCCGTCGCTGTCCAGACGATCTCGGGTCTGCACTCGGCTCCTGACGGGGTTCCCTCGGGCAGCGGCGGCCAGCTGGCCGAGCGCGACGCGATGATGCAGTCCCTGTTCGTCTTCGCGGGGCTCGCGATCGCGGCTGCGGTGGCGGGATCCGTCATCGCCGTCCGCGCCCGCGCGAACCGCTGA
- a CDS encoding class F sortase, which produces MTRATAGALTALAVVLVLAGCGSGQAEPTPPRAAPTVTATPTPAPTSTVDVPIAAATQAPVRNPQPPVRVVAASVDVDVPVVPVGVETGGFMELPVDPAIAGWYRFGSDPASPDGNVVISAHVDAPAYPIGPFSRLRDLAAGEVVEVTDAAGAAHRYSVESVTYYPKADLPVSELFARAGTRDLVLITCGGAFDSTTGRYADNVVAIATPIP; this is translated from the coding sequence ATGACGAGGGCGACCGCGGGAGCGCTGACGGCTCTGGCGGTCGTCCTCGTGCTGGCGGGGTGTGGCTCGGGGCAGGCCGAGCCCACCCCGCCGCGGGCGGCACCGACGGTGACGGCGACTCCCACGCCGGCCCCGACATCGACCGTCGACGTGCCGATCGCGGCGGCCACCCAGGCTCCGGTGCGGAATCCCCAGCCCCCGGTGCGGGTGGTCGCCGCCTCCGTCGACGTCGATGTTCCCGTCGTCCCCGTCGGCGTGGAGACCGGCGGGTTCATGGAGCTTCCCGTCGATCCCGCGATCGCCGGCTGGTACCGGTTCGGCTCCGATCCGGCCAGCCCCGACGGCAACGTCGTGATCTCGGCGCACGTCGACGCCCCTGCCTACCCCATCGGCCCGTTCAGCCGGCTGCGCGACCTGGCCGCAGGGGAGGTCGTCGAGGTGACGGATGCCGCGGGCGCGGCGCATCGCTATTCCGTCGAGTCCGTCACCTACTACCCGAAGGCGGACCTCCCCGTGAGTGAGCTGTTCGCCCGCGCGGGCACGAGGGATCTCGTGCTGATCACGTGCGGTGGCGCGTTCGACTCCACGACGGGTCGTTACGCCGATAACGTGGTCGCCATCGCGACCCCGATCCCCTGA
- a CDS encoding RNA polymerase sigma factor, producing MRGHSVEEAHERELSDRFRAGDERALEEIYRRWSPVVFTMALRFVGDRGDAEDVTQKAFVSAWTSRQSYDPAKAKLSTWLIAITRRRIADTLEARARVRALQEELQRFTTPEDVVGGEIDLGDRLLLADEIDRLEPDARRVLRLAFYDDLTHEQISERLGMPLGTVKSHIRRSLTRLRSRLEVGHVAS from the coding sequence ATGAGAGGACACAGCGTGGAAGAGGCGCACGAGCGGGAGCTGAGCGATCGCTTCCGCGCCGGCGACGAGCGGGCGCTCGAGGAGATCTACCGGCGATGGTCGCCGGTCGTCTTCACCATGGCGCTGCGATTCGTCGGCGACCGCGGCGACGCCGAGGACGTGACGCAGAAGGCATTCGTCTCGGCGTGGACCTCGCGGCAGTCCTACGACCCGGCGAAGGCGAAGCTGTCGACGTGGCTGATCGCGATCACGCGTCGCCGCATCGCCGACACGCTCGAGGCGCGGGCGCGGGTACGCGCGCTGCAGGAGGAGCTGCAGCGGTTCACGACCCCCGAGGACGTGGTCGGCGGCGAGATCGACCTGGGCGACCGACTGCTCCTGGCGGACGAGATCGACAGGCTCGAGCCGGATGCCCGCCGCGTGCTGCGGCTGGCGTTCTACGACGACCTCACACACGAGCAGATATCGGAGAGGCTGGGCATGCCGCTCGGTACCGTGAAGAGCCATATCCGACGAAGTCTCACCCGCCTGCGCAGTCGATTGGAGGTCGGCCATGTCGCATCTTGA
- a CDS encoding anti-sigma factor, translated as MSHLDPDRLSLIALGEAASEDERRHLDVCDECALELAELEYTVVVGRSTVALGDLQAPPDRVWDRIAAELHLGAASGDEGGSADATRVAGDEASVPVADRSDSTRAPSAEKPHRRRGIRLLFALAASLALIVAVVGVWTFVRQPEPVELASATLEAFPAHPGAAGTAVVVEQPDGERQIEVDLDDSEPDDGFREVWLIRADASALVSLGVLEGRTGVFSVPDDIDLREYVLVDISQEPADGDPDHSGDSIVRGELGFA; from the coding sequence ATGTCGCATCTTGATCCTGACCGGCTCTCGCTGATCGCGCTCGGCGAAGCAGCGAGCGAAGACGAGCGCCGCCACCTCGATGTGTGCGACGAGTGCGCCCTCGAGCTCGCAGAGCTGGAGTACACGGTCGTCGTCGGCCGCTCGACCGTCGCGCTCGGCGACCTGCAGGCGCCTCCCGACCGGGTCTGGGACCGCATCGCCGCCGAGCTGCACCTGGGCGCGGCCTCCGGGGACGAGGGCGGGTCGGCCGACGCGACGCGCGTGGCAGGTGACGAGGCATCCGTCCCCGTCGCCGACCGGTCCGACTCGACTCGCGCGCCGTCCGCCGAGAAGCCGCACCGCCGCCGAGGCATCCGGCTCCTGTTCGCCCTCGCGGCCAGCCTCGCGCTCATCGTCGCCGTCGTCGGCGTGTGGACCTTCGTTCGCCAGCCCGAGCCCGTCGAGCTGGCCTCGGCGACGCTCGAGGCCTTCCCCGCGCACCCCGGCGCGGCCGGCACGGCCGTCGTGGTGGAGCAGCCCGACGGCGAGCGGCAGATCGAGGTCGACCTCGACGACAGCGAGCCCGACGACGGCTTCCGCGAGGTGTGGCTGATCAGGGCGGACGCCTCGGCGCTCGTCAGCCTGGGCGTGCTGGAAGGCCGCACGGGTGTGTTCTCGGTGCCCGACGACATCGACCTGCGTGAGTACGTGCTCGTGGACATCTCCCAGGAGCCGGCGGACGGCGACCCCGACCATTCCGGAGACTCGATCGTGCGAGGTGAGCTCGGGTTCGCGTGA
- a CDS encoding SRPBCC family protein encodes MSRNVRVLKCTPEDVFEVLSDGWLYPAWVVGASRMREVDERWPHEGAEVHHSFGVWPLLIDDKTVVEEYAPPERVVMKARGWPIGEARVTIDVKPRGTECVVRIQEEAVAGPGRLVPEPLLDLPLHWRNSETLHRLAYLAEGRATRRTAASTAEKEMAASGETAESGETAESGETAASEASTP; translated from the coding sequence ATGTCGCGCAACGTGAGAGTGCTGAAGTGCACACCGGAGGACGTGTTCGAGGTGCTGAGCGACGGGTGGCTCTACCCCGCGTGGGTGGTCGGTGCGTCCCGCATGCGCGAGGTCGACGAGCGCTGGCCGCACGAGGGGGCCGAGGTGCATCACTCGTTCGGCGTCTGGCCGCTGCTGATCGACGACAAGACTGTGGTGGAGGAGTACGCCCCACCGGAGCGCGTGGTCATGAAGGCGCGCGGGTGGCCGATCGGCGAAGCGCGCGTGACGATCGACGTCAAGCCGCGGGGTACAGAGTGCGTCGTCCGCATCCAGGAGGAGGCGGTCGCCGGCCCGGGACGGCTGGTGCCCGAGCCCCTGCTCGACCTCCCGCTGCACTGGCGCAACAGTGAGACGCTGCACCGCCTCGCCTACCTCGCGGAGGGCCGCGCGACGCGGCGCACGGCGGCGTCGACCGCCGAGAAGGAGATGGCCGCGAGCGGGGAGACGGCCGAGAGCGGGGAGACGGCCGAGAGCGGGGAGACGGCGGCGAGCGAGGCGTCGACGCCGTGA
- a CDS encoding phytoene desaturase family protein translates to MNARARVGGDDLDAVIVGAGPNGLAAAVTLARAGLRVRVFERADQAGGGAATRELTVPGFRHDVCSAVHPMAFESRFFREFGLRERVDFVVPEISFGHPLDGGRAGIAYRDLTRTRDNLGRDGRAYEQLLRGLVERATAVADFTGSTLLQIPPDPVTTIAFGLRALEQGTPAWNARFHEDVAPAMLTGVAAHTILSQPSVAAAGAGLALTAYAHARGWPIPVGGSQAIIDAMVDDLRSHGGEVVLDHEVTSLAALPAARVTVLDVTPKALIRLAGDALPERYRTALRRFRYGDGVAKVDFALSEPVPWTHPELRHAGTVHVGGTRGEVADAENQVNRGRMPARPYVLVSQPTLFDSTRAPAGMHTLWTYTHVPAGDPVDRREAVIGQIERFAPGFRDTIIATSSRSAREVERHNPNYPGGDIAAGAPTFAQILGRPVLSADPWRTPMPGVYLASASTAPGPGVHGLPGWYAALSALRHDFGTRALPDLSPRRRAG, encoded by the coding sequence GTGAACGCCCGTGCGCGAGTGGGAGGCGACGACCTCGACGCCGTGATCGTGGGGGCGGGCCCCAACGGTCTGGCCGCCGCCGTCACGCTCGCGCGCGCGGGACTGCGCGTGCGCGTCTTCGAGCGTGCCGACCAGGCGGGCGGTGGCGCGGCCACCCGCGAGCTGACAGTCCCGGGGTTTCGACACGATGTCTGCTCGGCCGTGCACCCCATGGCGTTCGAGTCGCGGTTCTTCCGCGAGTTCGGGCTGCGCGAGCGGGTCGACTTCGTCGTCCCCGAGATCTCGTTCGGGCATCCGCTCGACGGAGGGCGGGCCGGCATCGCGTACCGCGACCTGACCCGCACCCGCGACAACCTGGGCAGAGACGGCCGTGCGTACGAGCAGCTCCTGCGCGGCCTTGTGGAGCGCGCGACCGCGGTGGCGGACTTCACCGGTTCGACGCTGCTGCAGATTCCGCCCGACCCCGTCACGACCATCGCGTTCGGCCTGCGTGCCCTCGAGCAGGGGACACCCGCGTGGAACGCCCGGTTCCACGAGGATGTCGCGCCCGCGATGCTCACCGGCGTCGCAGCGCACACGATCCTGTCCCAGCCGAGCGTGGCCGCCGCCGGCGCCGGACTCGCGCTCACCGCGTACGCCCATGCTCGCGGCTGGCCGATCCCGGTCGGCGGAAGCCAGGCTATCATCGACGCGATGGTCGACGATCTGCGGTCCCATGGCGGGGAGGTCGTGCTGGACCACGAGGTCACCTCGCTGGCGGCGCTTCCGGCGGCGCGCGTGACGGTGCTGGATGTCACGCCGAAGGCGCTCATCCGACTCGCCGGCGACGCGTTGCCGGAGCGCTACCGCACGGCGCTGCGACGCTTCCGGTACGGCGACGGGGTGGCGAAAGTGGATTTCGCGCTCAGCGAGCCCGTCCCATGGACGCACCCGGAACTGCGCCACGCGGGGACGGTGCACGTCGGCGGCACGCGCGGCGAGGTGGCCGATGCCGAGAACCAGGTCAATCGCGGACGCATGCCTGCGCGACCGTATGTGCTGGTGTCGCAGCCCACCCTCTTCGACTCCACCCGCGCGCCCGCGGGGATGCACACGCTGTGGACGTACACGCACGTGCCCGCCGGCGACCCCGTCGACCGTCGGGAAGCCGTCATCGGGCAGATCGAGCGGTTCGCTCCCGGCTTCCGCGACACCATCATCGCCACGAGCTCCCGGAGCGCCCGGGAGGTCGAGCGGCACAATCCCAACTACCCGGGCGGCGACATCGCGGCGGGTGCACCGACGTTCGCGCAGATTCTCGGCCGTCCCGTGCTGAGCGCCGATCCCTGGCGCACACCGATGCCGGGGGTGTACCTCGCCTCGGCGTCGACCGCGCCCGGACCCGGTGTCCACGGGCTGCCAGGGTGGTACGCCGCACTCAGCGCACTCCGCCACGACTTCGGAACCCGTGCGCTGCCCGACCTGTCCCCCCGCAGGCGCGCCGGCTGA
- a CDS encoding SDR family NAD(P)-dependent oxidoreductase, protein MSRGEAPVVVITGASSGIGRETARRYAKKNARLVLASRSRPALETVADECRALGARALAVATDVTDEEAVRTLAATAVREFGRIDVWVGNAGVFSYGTFEELPAAVFRQVVETNLMGQVHGARAVLPHFRRQGSGMLVLVGSLYSRVGSPGKAPYVTSKWGLLGFAEALRQELRGSGIRVRVVLPGTVDTPIYQHAANVTGRRVHPLPPASSPARVARAIVRSPSRRRHAAFVGRTQTAVLPVHRYAPPVYDTAARWVKENVELRGGDAEPTDGTVFVAPTEASPSTGGWRSLRARLVTGALASAVVSLLVAQVRRA, encoded by the coding sequence ATGAGCCGCGGGGAGGCCCCCGTCGTCGTGATCACCGGCGCCTCCAGCGGCATCGGCCGCGAGACCGCCCGCCGGTATGCGAAGAAGAACGCAAGGCTCGTACTGGCTTCGCGCAGCCGGCCGGCCCTCGAGACGGTTGCCGACGAGTGCCGCGCGCTGGGCGCACGGGCCCTGGCCGTTGCCACCGATGTCACGGACGAGGAGGCGGTGCGCACGCTCGCGGCCACCGCCGTACGAGAGTTCGGGCGCATCGATGTGTGGGTGGGCAACGCCGGCGTGTTCTCCTACGGGACGTTCGAGGAACTCCCCGCCGCGGTGTTCCGTCAGGTCGTGGAGACGAACCTGATGGGTCAGGTGCACGGTGCCCGTGCCGTGCTCCCGCATTTCCGGCGCCAAGGATCGGGCATGCTGGTGCTGGTCGGCTCGCTGTACTCGCGCGTCGGCTCACCCGGGAAGGCACCGTACGTCACCAGCAAGTGGGGTCTGCTCGGGTTCGCGGAGGCGCTGCGCCAGGAGCTGCGCGGCTCCGGCATCCGCGTCCGCGTGGTCCTTCCCGGCACAGTGGACACGCCGATCTATCAGCACGCCGCCAACGTCACCGGACGCCGCGTGCACCCGCTGCCGCCGGCCTCGTCCCCGGCCCGCGTGGCGCGGGCGATCGTCCGGTCGCCGTCCCGTCGGCGTCACGCGGCCTTCGTCGGGCGCACGCAGACGGCGGTGCTTCCGGTGCATCGCTACGCGCCGCCCGTCTACGACACCGCGGCCAGATGGGTCAAGGAGAACGTAGAACTGCGCGGGGGAGACGCCGAGCCGACGGACGGCACGGTGTTCGTCGCGCCGACCGAAGCGAGCCCCTCCACCGGCGGCTGGCGATCCCTGCGCGCGAGGCTGGTGACGGGCGCGTTGGCCTCAGCGGTCGTGTCGCTGCTGGTGGCGCAGGTCCGCCGCGCTTGA